A region of Anolis sagrei isolate rAnoSag1 chromosome 2, rAnoSag1.mat, whole genome shotgun sequence DNA encodes the following proteins:
- the LOC137096463 gene encoding TATA box-binding protein-associated factor, RNA polymerase I, subunit C-like yields MTCIAAALVPGGHHPRSLVVFHLSEAGDLFFHPMLCQEEEEEEEEEEGRQEKHLDAEEGEKGVPVSEGDPPYVRWLKAFLAAWEGLPWDAQGRPPTPSTLSQAFLFKRGELQEGRDEARCKEARRHLRRAMEERGLLGPLGDGAPSPPLPPPEIPPLKDLDELSERMEASWGGGWGGWWQDKLGRNLHQKRRDLRERRRRAKRARGPASLSGSFVSSTSGPSEFSDSSCGASRPRPRRTPAPKRTESPPLPSQEAETETEDPLGGLLSSQTLSAKGIPRERRRTLRQYLALWDPQKEEEGEGDAAAITQDPQADPPGLPLSQASRGTTCSQGSSSSQRAKKKARMGF; encoded by the exons ATGACTT GCATCGCGGCTGCCCTTGTCCCGGGGGGCCACCACCCCCGGTCCCTTGTGGTCTTCCATCTCTCCGAGGCGGGCGACCTCTTCTTCCACCCGATGCTttgccaggaggaggaagaggaggaggaagaagaagaggggcgACAAGAGAAGCACCTGGACgcggaagagggagagaagggtgtCCCTGTCTCGGAAGGGGACCCCCCGTACGTGCGCTGGCTGAAGGCTTTCCTGGCGGCCTGGGAGGGTCTGCCTTGGGACGCGCAGGGGAGACCCCCCACCCCGTCCACGCTCAGCCAGGCCTTCCTCTTCAAGCGGGGGGAGTTGCAGGAGGGGCGGGACGAGGCCCGCTGCAAGGAGGCCCGCCGGCACCTGCGCCGCGCCATGGAGGAGAGGGGCCTGCTGGGGCCCCTGGGGGACGGGGCCCCCTCCCCGCCTCTGCCCCCACCGGAGATCCCCCCCCTCAAGGACCTGGACGAGCTCAGCGAGCGGATGGAGGCCTCCTGGGGGGGCGGCTGGGGGGGCTGGTGGCAGGACAAGCTGGGCCGCAACCTCCACCAGAAGCGCCGGGACTTGCGGGAGAGGCGTCGGCGGGCCAAGAGGGCCCGGGGCCCCGCCAGCCTCTCCGGGAGCTTCGTCTCCTCCACCAGCGGCCCCTCCGAGTTCAGTGACTCCTCTTGTGGGGCCAGCAGACCCCGGCCGAGGCGGACCCCTGCCCCAAAAAGAACGGAGAGcccccctctcccttcccaagAGGCCGAGACGGAGACGGAGGACCCCCTCGGGGGGCTGCTCTCCTCCCAGACGCTGAGCGCCAAGGGTATCCCGCGGGAGAGGAGGCGCACCCTCCGGCAGTACCTGGCCCTCTGGGACccccagaaggaggaggagggggagggggacgcGGCGGCAATCACGCAAGACCCCCAAGCGGACCCCCCAGGGCTGCCCCTCAGCCAGGCTTCCCGGGGGACCACCTGCTCCCagggctcctcctcctcacagcgggccaagaagaaggcgcgCATGGGGTTCTGA